From the genome of Bacteroidota bacterium:
CAAAAATTGTATAGCCATATCCGTGTAACGAAACAATAGTGTATAACTATTCCAGTAAAACCAATCACAACTGTATAGTTATTTTAGTAAAGGTCACCTTGCACGGATTTCGGAGGATTAGGGACGATTGCGGAGAACCGCGGGGAAATTACGGGATGTGTCTTTTAATTTGTCTTTACTAAACTAAATCCCGCCTCCCAAAATCCCGGACGCATTACTGATGGATACACATTGCTGAATCTTTTGTGAATGGCAATCCGTTCAGTTGGCGCCCAAAGAAAAATAATGGGTACTTCATCATATAAAATTTTTTGAAAACGCTTGTACATGATTGCCCGTTTATTTTCATTCAATTCAGTTCGTATGGAGTCAATAACTGCATCGCATTCCGCATTGCAAAAGTTAGTATAATTTGCTCCTTTATTGTTTGTTGATTCGCTATGAAATGTTTGTTTGAAATCATCAGGAGTTGGACCGGAAAGCAACTGACCCGTTGTTAAATCAAACTCGTGGTTTTTACATCGCTGAATGTAAATTGCAAATTCAACACTGATTATATTTACTTGTATGCCTATTTTTTTTGCTTCCTGCTGAAACATCAAAGCGATTGATTTTCGCTCATCCGATTCTGCATTGTACAAAAAATCAATAATGAATTCGGTATGCTTTCCATCAATAATCTTATCAAGTGTTTCGTCTCCATTTGTATTTTTCCATCCTGATTCTTCCAAAAGTTTTTTTGTTTTACCAATATTATAATCGTAAGGCACAAGTTCACTGTTGTATTCTTTTTTCTTTGAAGGATGAACAGGTCCAATCACGCGCTGTGCCTGTCCGTATTTGATTGCTTGAATCATTTTATCTACATCTACAAGATGAACTAATGCCTGCCGGGTAAGTTTATCTGCAAGCAAAGGATTTTTTGTGTTGATAGCAATATAACTGTATGCATACATCATTGGATTATAGGCATTGAAGTTTTCTGTGAACTTTTCAGAATTATTTAGTTCAACAAAATCTTTTGACTTGATAGAATTCATTACATCAAGATTTCCTGCCTTTAGCGAAACAATGGCGGTTGTTTGGTCTTTGATGATTTGATAAATAAGTTTGTCGGGATATGCTTCAAAGTAACAGTTTTCTTTTTCTAATTTATCTCCCCACCAGTTTTCTTTTTTTTCGAGAACAATTCTTTCATTGGTTTTCCACTGCGAAAATTTATACGCTCCGCTCCCGCTGATAAACCCAGGGTCGCGCATTCTTTTTTCTGAATTGAAATCACCGGCAAACTCTTTCATCTTCTCATTCTTTTTTAATTTTTCTCCTTCTTCAGCAATTTGTTTCAGGGTAAAATTTCTCATCAATCTTTTCGGGTCATAAAAATATTCAGGGATAATAGGAGCATCCGCGCTCGCGGCTTCAGCGAGAAAATAAATTTTGTTGGATATAATTGTAAACTTAAGCGGGTCCTCTGCATAAAGTTTGAAATCACTTATGAAATCAAAATAAGATTTTGCATTTTGATTATTTACCAGCGGACATTTAACCGTCTTGAAAGTAAACTCAACATCTTTTGCAGTAACAGGCGTTCCGTTATCCCAACGCGCTTCTTTGCGAAGGTGATAAGTGATTAACATTTTTCCATCTGAAGTTTTTTCTACTTGCGGACGGCTTTCGGAAAGAACAGGAACAAAGTTTTCAGGTTGGCGATAATCCACATCCATCAGCCGCTGAAAAATATGATTGATAATTTGCCCTGACTTGGAATCAGAATAATTGATTGGGTTGAGCATTTCGGGCGCAGCGAGCAAATGAACAACAACTTCATTTCTGTTTTTAAAATTATTGTTACAGGAGAAAAAAATCAAAACGAAGAATGCTGAGGATATGAGGAAGGGAAAGCGCATAGAAAAAAATCTTCTGCAAAGAAACAACAATAACAATTATCTCAGCAGCGTAACTGTTCCTTGCTTTGTTTCATCTTTTCCGCTGAGGAAAACTGCGTGAAGATAATAAGCGAACACTGCCGTTTGCGCGGGCTTTCCATTCACATTTCCATCCCATCCGTTTGCGGGATTTGTTGAACGAAAAACTTCCTGCCCCCATCGGTTGTAAATAATAAATTCCATTTCTTTGATGCAACTATTCCGCACATACAGCACATCATTCTTTGTATCGCCATTGGGAGAAAAAGCGTTTGGCACGAAAAGTTCTCCGCAATTTATTTCCACATAAACTGTAACCGGAACAACATCGCAGCAGCCATTCGCATCGCAAATAAAAACTGTGTACGTGGTGGTAACTGTCGGACTCACCGTAATTATGCTTGCAGTGCTTCCATTGCTCCACGAATAATTTGTGCCGCCCGATGCGGTGAGCGTTGCGCTTCCTCCTAAATTGATTGTATCGGATGGAGGAATAATATTTCCCGATGGATTCGGATTCACAATAACCGTAATGCTCGTATCGTCTGCGCAGATTCCGTTGGAAACAATCACGGAGTAAGTTGTCGTTGCGGTTGCTGTGGCAGTGATGGAAGAAGTAGTTTGCCCTGTGTTCCATGAATAAGAATTTCCTCCGGATGCGGTGAGTGAAATAGTTTGCCCTGCGCAGAGCGGACTATTTCCAAAAATATTTGCAACGGGAGCAGAAGTTGGAGAAACTGTTTGCGTTGAAATGCCCGTGCATCCATTCGCATTTGTTCCGATTACAGAATAAGTTCCTGCAGTTGTAACGATGATGGAAGAAGTTGTTGCGCCATTGCTCCACGAATAATTATTTCCACCGCTTGCCGTAAGCGTTACCGCGCTTCCATTGCAAATCAAATTTATTCCGCTGATAATTATTGCGGGAGAAGGGAAAACAGTTGCAGTAGCAGCGGCAGAAGCAGAGCATCCGTTTACATCCGTAACCGTAACTGAATAATTTGTTGTGGAAGTTGGAGAAATAATAATTGAAGAAGAAGTCGCTCCTGTGTTCCACGAATAATTTATTCCTCCGCTTGCCGTAAGCGTTTCGCTCGCGCCTGAACAAATTGTGTTTGCACCGGTGATAGAAACATTCGGCAGAGGATTTACATTGACTACGAAAGTTGCTGTTCCTGTGCACCCGCTGGCGTTTGTAGCAATGACCGAATAAGTGGCAGTGGCAGTAGCAGCGGCAGTAATTGAAGTGGTTGTTGCTCCTGTGTTCCACGAATAATTTATTCCACCGCTCGCGGTGAGCGTTGCATTTTGCCCCAAACAAATTATTGAATTGCCGGAAATGGTTGCAGTGATTGCTCCAACTGTTACAGCAACTGTTGCTGAGTTAGTGCAACCATTCACATTCGTTGCAATCACTGTGTAAGTTGTGTTCGCGGTAGGAGTTACTATAATACTTGAAGTGGTTTGTCCAACAGGAATCCAACTATAAGAATTTCCTCCGCTTGCGGTTAGCGTTGCGCTTTGTCCGTTGCAGAGATTTGTATTTCCGGTAATGGATGGAGTTGGTAAAGAATTTACAGTAGTTGTGACAGCAGCAGTGTTTGTACATCCGTTTGCATTCGCTGCAATTACTGTGTAAGTTGTATTAGTTGTTGGATTCACAACAATGCTCGTGGCATTTTGTCCCGATGGGAGCCAACTATAAGAATTTCCTCCGCTGGCGGTAAGCGTTGAACTTTGCCCGCTGCACAATGTTGTGTTTCCGCTGATGATTGGATTCGGCAATGATGAAACATTTATTGCAGAAGTTGCAGAAGCAGTGCATCCGTTTACGCTTGTAGCAATCACAGTATAAGTTGTGTTGGTAGTCGGGCTTACAACAATGTTCGTAGTAGTTTGCCCCGATGGAATCCAACTATAAGAATTTCCTCCGCTCGCGGTGAGCGTGGTGCTTTGCCCGCTGCATAATGTTGTGCCTCCGCTGATGGATGGAGAAGGATTAGGATACAAAGTTACGGAGGTGGATGCTGTGCTTGAACCGCAAACATTTGAAACTGTAACCGTGTAAGTCGTGGTTGCCGTTGGCGTTGCAACTGGATTTGAAATATTCGGATTGCTCAATCCCGATGAAGGACTCCATATATAACCCGTTCCTCCGCTTGAACTGAGCGTGGTGGATTGCGCGGGGCAGATGGAAACATTCGGTCCGGCAGTTGCCACGGGCATTCCTGTTCCTGTTTGTGTTACAGTTAAGTTTGCATCATCAAGCCAGATGTTGTGGCACCAGGGAGTTTGAGTCCAACTGTCCCATCCGCCAATTCTAACAGTAACAGAGTTGACGCCACCGCAAACGGAAAAAGTATTTGTGTAAATGAGCCAGCCCGTATCATAAGTTCCTCCCGAAACCAAATTGGTGGAAGCAATGTTGGTGCTGTTGTCATTATTTATTACTGTGAGTTGGGCGTTCGTTACTGTACTCGAATTTAAATTAGAACCCGCTCTCCATTTGAAAGTGAGCGTGAACTGGTATGCCATAGGAGAAAATGTTACTGTTTTAAAAAGATAGTAAGAGCAGGGCGAGCCGATCGCATTGGAACAAATTGCTCCCGAAGGAGGAGTGCAGTTGCCCGTGCCGTTTGTTTTGCACGCGCCATTGTACCAGCAGTTGCCCGCACCGCAGCAACTCGTGCATGTCTTAAAAATATTTGCCGAAGGCGGAGCATTGCCTCCCGTAGCGGCATCGGTTGTGCCCTGCCAAACAAGGTTACTTTCATTGGTGCAGCCGCTTTGAACAAATGCCCAGCCCTGCAAGCCCGTGCTGAAATTATCGTTGATGTAAACCTGGGAGAAAAGCCCGCCCCCGCCCTCCCAAAGGGAGGGGGAAAGAAATACTGCACAGAGGGCGATGGCGAAAAGTAGAATTTGTTTCACTGTTTGAATTTCAGTTTTTTCATTCGCTGCTGCTTCTTTCCAAGTGCTATTTTTCTGCGGCATTTTATGCATATGTTGTTTATGTGCGGTGACAAAAAAATTGAATTATGAAAGAGGTCTATTGAAAAATTTGAAGATTTCTGCATTTCCTATCAGCAACTTGTAGTTGCCTATCACTATATTTTCTCTGCCTATTGACATCGGCAAGCAGAATATTGACATCGGCAAGCAGAATATTGACATCAGCAGGCAGAATATTGACATCAGCAGGCAGAATATTGACATCAGCAGGCAGAATATTGACATCGGCAAGCAAAATATTGAAGCGGGAAGCGTTCCTGTTGAAGCGGGAAGTGTTCCCATTAAAGCAGGAAGCGTTCCCGTTAGAGTAGGAATTGTTCCCTGCCTGCCGGCAGGCACGGCTGTTAAAGATGAAAGCATGCTCGCTTTAGCGGTTTCATTTTTATACTAAGATTACACATATTTCCGAAAAAAGACACGATTACACCAATTATATTTCGGCTGTTTTATCTGTGTAATCGTTTCTGAAAT
Proteins encoded in this window:
- a CDS encoding gliding motility-associated C-terminal domain-containing protein translates to MPQKNSTWKEAAANEKTEIQTVKQILLFAIALCAVFLSPSLWEGGGGLFSQVYINDNFSTGLQGWAFVQSGCTNESNLVWQGTTDAATGGNAPPSANIFKTCTSCCGAGNCWYNGACKTNGTGNCTPPSGAICSNAIGSPCSYYLFKTVTFSPMAYQFTLTFKWRAGSNLNSSTVTNAQLTVINNDNSTNIASTNLVSGGTYDTGWLIYTNTFSVCGGVNSVTVRIGGWDSWTQTPWCHNIWLDDANLTVTQTGTGMPVATAGPNVSICPAQSTTLSSSGGTGYIWSPSSGLSNPNISNPVATPTATTTYTVTVSNVCGSSTASTSVTLYPNPSPSISGGTTLCSGQSTTLTASGGNSYSWIPSGQTTTNIVVSPTTNTTYTVIATSVNGCTASATSAINVSSLPNPIISGNTTLCSGQSSTLTASGGNSYSWLPSGQNATSIVVNPTTNTTYTVIAANANGCTNTAAVTTTVNSLPTPSITGNTNLCNGQSATLTASGGNSYSWIPVGQTTSSIIVTPTANTTYTVIATNVNGCTNSATVAVTVGAITATISGNSIICLGQNATLTASGGINYSWNTGATTTSITAAATATATYSVIATNASGCTGTATFVVNVNPLPNVSITGANTICSGASETLTASGGINYSWNTGATSSSIIISPTSTTNYSVTVTDVNGCSASAAATATVFPSPAIIISGINLICNGSAVTLTASGGNNYSWSNGATTSSIIVTTAGTYSVIGTNANGCTGISTQTVSPTSAPVANIFGNSPLCAGQTISLTASGGNSYSWNTGQTTSSITATATATTTYSVIVSNGICADDTSITVIVNPNPSGNIIPPSDTINLGGSATLTASGGTNYSWSNGSTASIITVSPTVTTTYTVFICDANGCCDVVPVTVYVEINCGELFVPNAFSPNGDTKNDVLYVRNSCIKEMEFIIYNRWGQEVFRSTNPANGWDGNVNGKPAQTAVFAYYLHAVFLSGKDETKQGTVTLLR